One Spirochaetota bacterium genomic window, GTGCCGCGAGGGATAAAACCGCCTGTTGCCGCACAGCGTACACCCGTCGCCGGCCAAAATGCCCGAACAACGCGGACATCGGTCCCGCACCGGTTCGATCCTTCCGCGGCAGCACGCGCATAAAAGGTGCGCTGAATAGGGGACGACCGCCCCGCACGCAACGCAGTGAGATGGGAAGAGTACATCAACCGCGGCCGGGAAAATCTCCCCGAGCAGGGAGAGCGCTCTCCTTCTCATTTCCTGTACCTGGTTGGATCGGCCACGCCCGCCTCAATGAATCCCCGCCTTCGCAAAACGCAGCTGTCGCATTCGCCGCACGACACACCGTCCTCGCCGGGGTCGTAACAGCTGTGTGTAAGCGAATAATCCACGCCGAGATCCCGTCCCAGCCGAATAATGTCCGATTTGCTCATCGATATCAGCGGAGCCCTGATGGAGAAGCCCCTTCCTTCCACCCCCTCCCTTGTCCCCAGGTTGGCCATCCGCTCGAAGGCGGCTATATACCCGGGCCTGCAGTCTGGATACCCGCTATAGTCGAGAGCGTTTACTCCGATATAAATCAATCGGATTCCGGATGACTCAGCGAACGCGAGAGCGTAGGCGAGGAAAAGGGTGTTCCGTGCCGGCACATACGTGTCAGGAACGGCATCCGTTCGACTCAAATCCCTGTTTTTCGGCACATCGATCCCCGAAGACGGATTCAGCGCGTTTCGCTGAAAAACGTCGACGGGAATATCGATTATAAGATGCCTTCCGATGCCGAAAAACGCCGATAGCTTCCGTGCGGATTCCACTTCAACCTTGTGGCGCTGTCCGTATCTGAACGTTATAGCCGAGCAGGCGGAGGAATCCCTTACCGCCACGGCGGCGGCGGTCGCCGAGTCGAGACCGCCACTAAGCAGTATTACGGCATTTTCATTATCCAATCATGGACCGTCACGCCTGGTCTTTGATTACGACGTTCTTCATCGGGAAATAGTCGTACGGTTTCATCCCGAACACCTTTTCGAAATCCTTTACGAACGGACACATGGTGCAGGTCGCGCGATAAATCCCTTCCATGGTAATTACAGCTTCGTCGAAAAGGACGCTGTTCCTGTCGATCTTGATATTTCTAATCTTAAGAAAAGCACAACGCTTGCACTTTTCGGCGTTTTCCTTTACTTTGTCGGTAATCAATGGCATGGCAACCCTCCGTGTGGTATACTTTATATACAACCTATTTTGTTCATGGGAAAAAATCCACTAATATTTTGCCACCGCGCTAACCCACCGACCCTCTCTTGCTCCGCGCGCCGCAAGGAACGGCAGCACGCCGCTCATCCGCGACCCGGACCGTCATAGCTGCCCGAACATCAGCAGATTGACCAGGCGCGCGAAAAAATACGCACCGCAGAAAAGAAAAAATGGTATCGTAAAAAGAAATATGTAAATTTCCTCCTGCAAAACGACCTTCGCGTGAAGCACTTTTTTTCCGAAAAAATTAAAATGATAATTTGCAGGGTCCTGGGAGCGGCGATACATGTTTCTGAGGATGGTGACTTTGATCATGACCATGATTACCATGATGAGGCCCGCCATCATCCACAGAAGAAACAGAAGGTTCACGTTGCGGATAAAATCCGGGCGGAATATTGCCACCACAGTCAGTGCCCCGGCAAGCACGATGTTGCTTATGGCGGTGTTGATAAAGCGCCGCAGAGACTTCCCTTCTCTCCTGAGCACGTACTGAATAAGAAAATATATGTGCGCGGTGAAGGATATTTGCAACAGCAATAAAATAATCCGTATTACCATGCCCCGTCCTTTAGTAGAAGAATGCGCGCGCCCGCTCCCACAACGGGATAATACGATTTGCTGGCCGGCTCAATACGGCCTAAGACCCTTTTCTCCGATCCCTGTCGAAATTTTTTTAATAATGACGTTAATTCGAGAAGTTTCAATCCTTTTTTACATTAAATCATGCGGCATGTACGATGTTAAAGTATCACACCGGTGCCGCCCGGCAGTCCGGGGTCTCTATGATTTCACCCGCGCGCGGAGTAAAGGAACCTCGGGGTTTTCCATCCTGGCGACATGTCAATTACAGTGCACCGGAACAGTGACAGGCTTCAGGCGCACAGGAGCAGCCTGACCAGATGCGAGGTGTTGACGCTTCTCAGTAGACGAACTTGTTCATGCGAATATTGATGAGTATGCCGACGGAAACCATCCCCATGAGAAGGTTCGATCCGCCATAGGATACGAAGGTGAGCGGGATACCGGTAACCGGCATGATTCCCAGCACCATCCCCACGTTGATGAGTATGTGGAACAAGAATATCGATGATATGCCTGCGGCGAGGAGCGCGCCGAATTTATCTTTCGCTTCGAGGGCGATCTGCGCACCGCGCAAAACGATGAGGCACAGGAGGCCAAGCAGTATGACAGCCCCGGCGAAGCCCCATTCCTCCGCGATAACGGGAAAGATAAAATCGGAGGATTTTTCCGGCAAAAATCCGAGCTGGGCCTGAGAGCCGTTGAGAAACCCCTTCCCGAAAAATCCCCCCGATCCTATCGCGATCTTGGACTGGATAACGTTATATCCCGATCCGTGCGGATCGAGGTCCGGATTCAGAAATACGAGTATCCTCTTCTTCTGGTAATCTTTGATGAAACGCATGATCACCACTGAGAAGAAAAGCCCGAGCGACATGACGATTGATGGAATGTATATCTTCCGGAATATCTTTTTTATCAGGAAGAAGTGGAGCACATATGTGATGATCGCCACCAGCAACAGGAAACCGGCGACTGAAAACAGCAGACTGTAATCCTTGAAGAAGCTTGCGATGATGCTTTCGTCCTGCGCGGCCACCCATTCCCTGTAGGTGAGCGCCATCGGGAAGATCAGCGCGATGGCGGCGATGCTTATTACCGCAACGAGGTGCGAGACATCGGCGCCGCCGACAAAGAGCATGGCGAACAGTACCGGTATAAAGACCATCGCCGTGCCGAAATCAGGCTGCAAGAGTATGAACAGAACGGGAACGGCCACGGCCGCGGTCGGCACGAGAAGTTCCCGGAGGTGCCGGATGTCGCGCTCCCGGAGCTCGAGGTACTTGGCGAGTACAATGACCACCGCAAGTTTCATAAACTCGGACGGTTGAATCGAGAAATAGCCGAAATTAAGCCAGGCTCGGGTATTGCGGATCGGCGTACCGAAAAACGTTGCGAATATGAGAAACAGCAGTATAAAAAAATAGATGTACAGGCAATAGTCGCCGAGCGATTTATAACGTACGAACGTCATTATAAGCATGAGAATAAAGCCAACTAAAAACCAGACGATCTGACGCTTGTAAAGCCCGCTATTCGTGCGGTCGATCGGGTCAAAGCCGGCGGAGTATATCATGAGGATGCCGATTATGATCACCGCCATTACCGCCGACACCAGCACGTAGTCTATTCTATAAATCTCATTTTTTCTCAGCATCAGAAATACCCCAGGGAGATCATCTTCGAAAAAACCTTTTCGGCGATCGGCACGGCGCCGACCGCTCCGGCGACTCCGTACTCTGTCATAACGACGACCGCAACGGCATTTTCGACCGGACCGTCGAAGGGGGCGTAGCCGACGAACCACGCATGCTGGGAATGGTCCTCCTTTCTCCTGGAACGCGTCTGGGCGGTGCCGGTTTTACCCGCAATCGGCACCTTGAGGTAGGAAAGCCTTCGGGATGTACCACTCTTGACCGCAAGCCGCATACCCTGCCGCAGCGTATCGAGCGTCATCGGCGATAGGGGAATCTCCTTGAGCTTCCGGAGCTCGGTCTTCATGAGCACCTTTTTGTTATCCGGAGAAAGGACCTTATTAACCACATGGGGCTGCATGATTATACCATTGTTAACTATACCTGCGACCAGGTTCACCATTTCGATGGGGGTGACGCTCACGAATCCCTGCCCTATCGAAAGGTTCACCGTGTCGCCGTCGAACCATTGCTGGTCGAAGGTCTTGAGTTTCCACTTTTTCGTTGGTAGAAAGCCCTGCGTTTCTCCCGGCAGGTCGATCCCAGTTTTGTCGGAAAGCCCTAAATACTCGGCGTACTTTAAAATAATCGTCGGGCCGATCTTGTAGCCGAGCTGGTAGAAATACACACTGCACGATTTCGCAATCGCCCCGTACATGTCAAGCGTACCGTGTGTCTCATAACAGTAAAAATCCTTGTCGATGAAGCCCTTAAGCGTATATTTACCCGGACAGTGGAACGTAAAATTGGGGTTCCACTTGTCTTCCTCGAGCGCGGCAATCGATGTGACGATCTTGAATGTCGATGCCGGCGGATACTTCGACTGAATGGCCCGGTTGAGAAAAGGCTTGTTTTTGTCGGCACTGAGCTCTTCAATGATTTTGGCATTGTTCTTCGATATAACCAGGTTCGGATCGAAATCGGGCCTGCTCATCAGCGCGATAATCTCGCCGGTATGGGGCTTCACCACTACACAGCTCCCCTTTAGGTCCTGCATGGCTTCCCATGCGGCCTTTTGCACCTCGAAATCGATTGAAAGAACAACATTGTTACCGGCGACCGCCTGAAGACCCACTTCCTCGCCCTCGATGCGGTTGCGCACGTCGACAACGCGCCGGTAATGACCGTCCACTCCGCGCAGGAGGCTGTCGTACTCACCCTCCAGCCCCGACTTGCCGATCTTCTGGTAATGGCGGTAACCCGAGTCGCGCAGTCTTTTGTACTCGGCAGGGCTGATCGTCCCGATATACCCCACCGCGTGCGAGAACATATTCCCGTAGTTATAGACCCGTACCGGCGCATCTTCCCAGTCTATATTGGGAAAAAGATGCTGATTTGACGCAATAACGACGATGGTATCGAATCCGATGTCCTCGCGAATCACAATCCGTTCCCATGGGTTCCTGGAACGTATATCGCTCATTACATCGTCGTAGGAAATCTTTAGCAGCCGGCACAGCGGCCTGATCACCGCCGCCATCTCCTCTTTGCTCTTGAAGCCGGCGGGGATTGTGGTGATATTAAACGACGGCCTGTTTGAAACGATAACGATGTTTCGCCCGCCTATCTTGAAATTGCGGTCGTACATTTCCCCCCTCGACGCTGGTATGGGAATGTAGTTCTCCATGTTCATCCGGGCCCTTTGCTTATAGGTCTCCCCCTGGATCAACTGCAGGTTGATGGTCTGTAAGAGCAGGATTACGAATACCGATAAAATAAGACCTATGAAGAAAACCATCCGGCGCCTGAACGCCTCCAGCATTCTGGTTCGAAGAGACGTCTGGGACATGGGTCAGTACCCCTCCCCTGCCAGTTCCTTTTCAAAAAGCTTGTCAAACAGAAAGAAGAGGGGCGGCGCCAGCAGCGCATTGTAAAATGATTCGGGGAAAATTACATTTATCACCGAGGAGACGGAAGCCGTATGAAAGAGATAGCTGAGAAAGAGGGTCACTATTCCTTTCAGCAATGACGAAAGGAAGATAAGCAGGGTGATCGTAAAAATATTCTGCCTGAATACCGACCTGCCGAAAAACCCGACCACATAACCGAGCATCATTTTGGGAAAGGCGAGCAGGCCCAGGGGTGAGTTGGAAATGGCGTCATGAAAAAGACCGGCGATAAAGCCTGTTGTCTCTCCATAAAACGATCCGAAATTATAGGCCATATATACTACGACGATGAATACAATGTCCGGTTTGCAGCCCGCTATGCGCAGAATCTCAAAAGAGGAATGACCCTGCACAATAAGCGAAGCGAGCACAAGCGCCGCGGTCAGAATATAGGTGACGATCATGGTTCCTCTGATTCGAGCATTTTGGAGAGCTCGGGATCCAGTTCTTTCTTGATGACGTAGACCATTTCGACCTGGTTGAAATCGATGATCGGTCGCACCAGAGCCTTCTGGTACGCGCTCGTATCGGTAACCAGTGTCTTGATAACCTTACCGACCAGGAGCCCCTGCGGAAACACGCCCCCCTGTCCCGATGTTATAATGACATCGCCGAACTTGATCGTCGCGGACTTGCTGATATAATCCATGAGCACGAGGGTCGAACTGGGAGCGTACCCAAAGCAAAGCCCCGGGAACCTGTTCTCCTGGAACAATGCGCCAAGTTTCATATCGGTTGAGATGATGGGAAGAATGCGCGATATCCTGCCCCTTACCTCAATAACCTTGCCCACCACCGCCTTCTCATCCCCCCTGAACGCGATCACCGGCATGTTAACTTTAATGCCGTCGATCGAACCGCGATTAATGACTATTGTCCTGAACCAGTTATCGGGGTCCTTGGAGATGATGGTTGCTGGTATCGACTGGTATTCGACACGCTGCTGCATGTCCAGAAGCTGACGCAGCCTGTCGTTTTCCCTTTTTATCTCGCCCAGCTCTTCCGCCATGGCTTCGTAATGCTGCAGCTTATCCCTTGTCCGAACAAGCTCCTCCCTCACATCGCCGAGCTCCGTGAAGCCGGCCCAGAGCATGTGGACCCCCCGCTGTACGCTGTAATAACCTTTCTGGAAGGGCGTGAGCGCGAGACTTCCAATCCCCTCAAAACTGAACGTCAGCGCGGAAGACCTGATCGATAACGAAACGAAACAGAAGAGCGAAAACGCTAAAAACGCGATAATCGATTTATGTCTGACCAGAAATTCCAATGGGATCGTTCACCTGTCCCCATAATTAACGAGCGGCCCCTTCGGGCCGCCGGTTGCTGTTCGATGTTATTTAAGGTTTGATCGGTACAGGTTCTTCAATTCTTCGAGAAACTTTCCCGCCCCCAGCACGACGCATGTCAGCGGATTCTCGGCCCGAATGACCGGCACCCCCGTCTCCTTGCTTATAAACTTGTCGAGCCCCTTTAGAAGGGAGCCTCCTCCCGTCATGACGATACCCCTCTCGATTATGTCCGCCGCGAGCTCCGGCGGGGTTTTTTCGAGGATACGCTTGATTGCGTCCAGAATCTGATCCACCGGCTCTTTGAGCGCCTTGCGTATCTCAGAGTTGTCTATTTCGAGGTTACGAGGCAGACCCGAAATCGCGTCGCGGCCTTTCAGCTCCATGGACTCCGCCTTCTTTTCCGGGAAGGCGTTGCCCAGCCTGAATTTAACCTCTTCGGCCATGCGTTCACCTATCACGAGGTTGTACTGGGTACGCATGTATTTGATGATCGCCTCGTCGAATTCATCTCCGGCTACGCGCACGGAGTCCGCGGTGACCAGTCCGCCGAGAGAGATAACGGCGATTTCCGTCGTCCCGCCGCCGATGTCGACAATCATGTGACCCGCCGGCTCATGAATGGGTATATTGGCGCCTATCGCCGCAGCGAGGGCCTCCTCAATCAGAAAAATCTCGCGGGCCCCGGCCTGCTCGGCCGACTCACGCACTGCACGCTTCTCGACCTCTGTGATCCCGGAGGGGACGCCTATGACCACCCGCGGCCTCACCAGCGTCCTGCGCTTGTGGACCCTGGTGATGAAATAACGGATCATCTTTTCAACCGTTTCGAAGTCGGCAATAACGCCGTCCTTCATGGGCCTGATCGCCACGATATCCCCCGGGGTCCTTCCAAGCATACGCTTGGCCTCGTGCCCCACGGCGAGCACCTTGCCCGTGCCGCTCTGGACCGCCACTACCGAGGGCTCGCTCAGGACGATTCCCTGACCTTTTACATGAACGAGCGTGTTTGACGTCCCCAGGTCGATCCCCATGTCATTTGAAAACAATCCATATATAGAACTGAACATAGCGCCGATCTCCTCTTCCCTGTCACCCCGAATAAATTATGGCGTCACGCATGCCGGCGTTACCGCGGGCCCCCTGCATGGATGCGGAGGGCAAAATCATCGTTATTCCGGTTTGCGGCAAGCCCCCTCGAAACAGCCCGTCGCGTTCAACCATGAATAATTCGGCAATGCACAGTTCGATCATTTTTGTCTCCGCCGAAAGCGGGCCAATGCCGCTGATCATCTGTGAAAAATCGCATTATTCACGGCCATAACTCCCGTAAAGACTCCCGAGGGATTGATTATTTTACGGTATTACAGGATCCAACATCCGCGAACGCGACACCTGCAGGTCCGTCTCTTTTGACTTATTACAATGGAATTATTTGTCAAGCGATAATATCTTAAAATAAAATTTACCCGCCCTAAAACGCCCCTACATCGGATTTAACAGCTTTTTCACCTCTTCGTTCCCTGCGTCGATGACCAGAACCTCGCTCCAAACGGCCCGGGCCTTCGCCTTGTTCCCGAGTGCCGAATAATTTTTCCCGATCCATATCTTGAGCTGGTTGTCGCGCTCATCGATTGCGAGGGCGCGCGTGAAATGTCCGAGAGATTCGTTGAACAGTGACCGGTTGTAGTAGAGCTTGCCCAGGTTAATATGCGTCAGCTTGAGAACGGCGCTGTCTGAAGTTTTTCGCAGAACTTCCTGGTAATTGAGGATGGCGCTGGTATACTGTTTTGAAATGGCGTGGAGCGTCGCCTGAAAAAGCCTCCCCTCAAGCGTATCGGAGGTCTTGCCGTGTTCGGCAAGAATTTCGAAACCCTCTTCGCTTTTCCCCGCCAGAACATGCATGAGAGCGCAGAAACGAACGTCGTCGACCGTGCGCAGCGCGGATACCGGGCCGATATCCCGGGCGAAGGAGAAAAGCTGTTGCCCGCTGTAATAGCCGGCGTAAAAAGCGGCCTTCGCCAGGATGAGGGTATGCCGGGGCTCCATGGCGCCGGAGAGCGCACGACCCTTGTTTATGCAGCGTATAGCCGAGAGGAAATGCGGCCGTGCCGGCTCGCACGTCGCCGTGGATACACCGTTGTAGATAACCGCTTCGGAAAACGACCTGCCCATTACCGCTTCGCCAAGCAGGTAGTGGGCCTCCCCCGCCAGGAAAAACGCCTCCGCCGAAAGCTGATTGTCCCCGTCGAGGTCCTCGCAATTGGACGCGATGTTTTTAAGAAGTTTTTCGCGTTCTTCCGGGGAGCGTGTATTCACCGCAATGGAGATTTCGCGGGCAATCCGGTGCTGGGTGTATTTCCAGAAGAATATATACTGCTTTAAATTTACAAACAGAAAAACGACCGCGGCGGCCGCGACCGCGACACCGATAATCCTGAAAAGACCGCTGTTTCTTTTTCTGGTTTTATAATGGGAGTACATTATCAACTCGCACCGCGGAAATAATCCTCTACGGCCGCCTGTATTTTGAATCTGAGATCCGGGTTGCCGTCCACGAGAAAGAGCCTCACCGCGCGGCTGCCCTTGAGGTAGAGTGCGATATAATTATCGCCGACCCGGTAATCTTGCACCTTGTAGAAGTCGAACCGGTGAGTCGCTCTGCCCATCCTGATAATCAGGCCTTCACTCGCTATTTCAACATCACCGCTTCCGACTCTTTTCAGATTATTGTACGCCTGCAGCGAAGGGTCTATGCTGCTTTCGCCGCCTTCATAATCCACCAGGCCCGACGCGTCCTCAAAGAGCACCGCATCGCCCGATGAGCGTCCTTCCCGGGGAACACCCGCAACCTCCCGGACCCCATCACTATTATTATCGTTAAAACTGGCGTCAAGTTCGTCTAAAATTCCCGCCTGTCCGGTTGAAATAACTTCCGCCGGCTCCTCATCCTCGCCGCGAAAGTCCCCAAGCGGGCCGGTTGCGGTGGATTCAACAAAACCCTTGTCGGCGTCACTCCGCGCGGTCCGGGGACTTTTGCCGCCGCTTGACCGTCCGCGCCGGCCGGTCATGGGGCGCTGATTCGGGCCGGATTGGAAATCTTCGTTGGGAATGTAACGGTCGCTGACATGAATGCCGCGTTGCACGTCCTGCGTAAAGAATATGGAGGACACGACCAGGAAAATTCCGGTAGCGATGAGTATCAGCGAAAGATAGAACATGGATTAAATCTTACCCCACTTTAATCGCTGTATCCTATGGTGATTAACATCGATGTCAAGAATTTTATTTCCTCGCCCCGGATCGCGCCTTGTTTGTGCTCGGGTTTAACGCTCCCCCGGCCTTGGCGGAGAAACAGTCGCATTCAGGATGGAATTCTCCACAGCCCTGCTTTTAAATATGGCTTTGTTTTATAAACATAATCGGCAGATTCGTTTGCATAATAAACGAGCTTCCAGCCAGGGGGATGAAAGGACCGGTATTTCTCCTCGGAGACCGAGTACGCGTTGACGGTCGAGAGTGCAAGTCCTCCCGGCGCGCACGAACCTATGGCTTCGAGAGCGGCGCGATAATCCGTTTTAACCGAGAAGCTCCGCTGTTTTTTTCGCGAGAAGGTTGGTGGATCGAGGATGACGAGGTCAAAACGTCTGTTTTTCCTGTTAAATCGCCTCAGCCAGTCGAACGAATCGCCGCGTACGAAGTCCCTGTCGTCACAGTCAAGGCCGTTGGCACGGTAGTTTTCCCGCGCCCGCTCGAGCGCCGGCGCCGAAAGGTCTACGTTCACCGCCGAGCGGACCCCCCGGGCCAGCGCGTGTACGGAAAAAACGGCCGTATACGAGAAGAGGTTGAGCAGACGCTCCACCGCCGGATAATACTGTTCGAGTGCCCGCCGTATTTCGCGCATATCGAGGAAAAGTCCCGTATGCTGGCCGTGCACCAGATCGACGATAACCGTAACCCCGTTATGACGCACACCATATCCCGCGGGCGGACCGTCTCCCCAGGCGATTTCGCTCGACCGCCGGGCGGTATAACCGTCGCCGTCATTGATTTTTCGCCTGTCTTTGACAAGGAGCCCCAGCGGACGCCGCGGAAGCCGGGCAATCGCGGTCTCCATGGCGGACAGCAACTCGGCCTCGCGGTTGAATATATGATCGAAATAGAACTGAACCAGCAGATAATCGCCGTAACGGTCGACGGTGAGCCCGTCGATGCCGTCGCCGGCGGCGTTGAAAAGCCTGAAGCTGTCGTCGCCCTTGCTTCCGTACAACCCGTCCCTTCGCTCGAAAGCGCGACTAAATGTTTCGGGCAGGGTCATTTTAATTTCGGTGGAAACGTCAGCGGCTCAGGCGCCCACGGCTATTTTCATGCTCCTGATCTTCCGTGCAAGCGCCTCGTAATCCCCGCTACCGATCAGGGACTGGTCGACTATCGACGAGGCGCCGCAGGCGATAACGAAGGGATTGTTGAGGTATTCCGCTACATTCGTATCGTCGATGCCGCCGGTGGGTATGAGCCCGAAGCGCCGGGTTTTAAAAGGCGCCGTGACCGCATCGATGTATTTAACACCGCCGAGAACCCCGGCTGGAAATATCTTGACGACATCGCATCCGGCCCTGAGTGCCTGGTTGAGTTCCGACGGGGTGGCGACTCCCGGAATAAAGCTGAGGGCGAGGGCCGAGGCGTATTCGATCACTTCGGAATCGAGACAGGGCGCGACAAAAAAGACCGCTCCGACATCCGCGGCCTTTTTTAAAGATTCCACCGACAGTACGCTTCCCGCCCCGACCATTACCCCAGGGTGGCGCTTAACGATCTCTTTGATACAGCTGAAGGCGGCCTCGGTGCGAAGCGTCACCTCCACCAGGGGAATGTCGGCCTCCTCGAGGAGCCCGACCGCCCGCAGGGCGCCGTCCGTGTCCCCGAAAACGGCGACCGGAATAATTTTCGTCTTTTGGAATAAATCTCTTATCCGGGCTTCCATGTTATCGCGCCTATACGTTCATCCGCGGGTAACAGAGTTCGACCTGATTGCCGTCGGGATCCAGGAATACCACCGACTTGCCCCCGCGAAGATTATCCGGGCCGAATACGATGGTTATATCGTTTTCTCTCAGTTCGTCTACCGCGTCATCGAAATCCTCCTCGTCGAGAAAGAGGCTGATATGATTCTTGGTTCCCTGCTGGTTCTCGTATCCCTCTATCTCGAAAAGACCGATCATGATCTCTCCCACCTTGATAAAGGCCTCGCGCGAGTTACTCATTTTTTCGACGACCTCGAAATCGAACAGTTCGCGATAGAATTCTATCGAGCGATCGAGATTCGAGACCGTAATCCCGATATGGTCTATACTTTCAATTACTATCATCGTTCCCTCTCAGTTCGGTGAATATGCGCCCCGCTCC contains:
- a CDS encoding bifunctional 4-hydroxy-2-oxoglutarate aldolase/2-dehydro-3-deoxy-phosphogluconate aldolase; the protein is MEARIRDLFQKTKIIPVAVFGDTDGALRAVGLLEEADIPLVEVTLRTEAAFSCIKEIVKRHPGVMVGAGSVLSVESLKKAADVGAVFFVAPCLDSEVIEYASALALSFIPGVATPSELNQALRAGCDVVKIFPAGVLGGVKYIDAVTAPFKTRRFGLIPTGGIDDTNVAEYLNNPFVIACGASSIVDQSLIGSGDYEALARKIRSMKIAVGA
- the mreD gene encoding rod shape-determining protein MreD, producing MIVTYILTAALVLASLIVQGHSSFEILRIAGCKPDIVFIVVVYMAYNFGSFYGETTGFIAGLFHDAISNSPLGLLAFPKMMLGYVVGFFGRSVFRQNIFTITLLIFLSSLLKGIVTLFLSYLFHTASVSSVINVIFPESFYNALLAPPLFFLFDKLFEKELAGEGY
- the mreC gene encoding rod shape-determining protein MreC, with the protein product MEFLVRHKSIIAFLAFSLFCFVSLSIRSSALTFSFEGIGSLALTPFQKGYYSVQRGVHMLWAGFTELGDVREELVRTRDKLQHYEAMAEELGEIKRENDRLRQLLDMQQRVEYQSIPATIISKDPDNWFRTIVINRGSIDGIKVNMPVIAFRGDEKAVVGKVIEVRGRISRILPIISTDMKLGALFQENRFPGLCFGYAPSSTLVLMDYISKSATIKFGDVIITSGQGGVFPQGLLVGKVIKTLVTDTSAYQKALVRPIIDFNQVEMVYVIKKELDPELSKMLESEEP
- the rodA gene encoding rod shape-determining protein RodA produces the protein MLRKNEIYRIDYVLVSAVMAVIIIGILMIYSAGFDPIDRTNSGLYKRQIVWFLVGFILMLIMTFVRYKSLGDYCLYIYFFILLFLIFATFFGTPIRNTRAWLNFGYFSIQPSEFMKLAVVIVLAKYLELRERDIRHLRELLVPTAAVAVPVLFILLQPDFGTAMVFIPVLFAMLFVGGADVSHLVAVISIAAIALIFPMALTYREWVAAQDESIIASFFKDYSLLFSVAGFLLLVAIITYVLHFFLIKKIFRKIYIPSIVMSLGLFFSVVIMRFIKDYQKKRILVFLNPDLDPHGSGYNVIQSKIAIGSGGFFGKGFLNGSQAQLGFLPEKSSDFIFPVIAEEWGFAGAVILLGLLCLIVLRGAQIALEAKDKFGALLAAGISSIFLFHILINVGMVLGIMPVTGIPLTFVSYGGSNLLMGMVSVGILINIRMNKFVY
- the mrdA gene encoding penicillin-binding protein 2, which codes for MSQTSLRTRMLEAFRRRMVFFIGLILSVFVILLLQTINLQLIQGETYKQRARMNMENYIPIPASRGEMYDRNFKIGGRNIVIVSNRPSFNITTIPAGFKSKEEMAAVIRPLCRLLKISYDDVMSDIRSRNPWERIVIREDIGFDTIVVIASNQHLFPNIDWEDAPVRVYNYGNMFSHAVGYIGTISPAEYKRLRDSGYRHYQKIGKSGLEGEYDSLLRGVDGHYRRVVDVRNRIEGEEVGLQAVAGNNVVLSIDFEVQKAAWEAMQDLKGSCVVVKPHTGEIIALMSRPDFDPNLVISKNNAKIIEELSADKNKPFLNRAIQSKYPPASTFKIVTSIAALEEDKWNPNFTFHCPGKYTLKGFIDKDFYCYETHGTLDMYGAIAKSCSVYFYQLGYKIGPTIILKYAEYLGLSDKTGIDLPGETQGFLPTKKWKLKTFDQQWFDGDTVNLSIGQGFVSVTPIEMVNLVAGIVNNGIIMQPHVVNKVLSPDNKKVLMKTELRKLKEIPLSPMTLDTLRQGMRLAVKSGTSRRLSYLKVPIAGKTGTAQTRSRRKEDHSQHAWFVGYAPFDGPVENAVAVVVMTEYGVAGAVGAVPIAEKVFSKMISLGYF
- a CDS encoding class I SAM-dependent methyltransferase, which produces MTLPETFSRAFERRDGLYGSKGDDSFRLFNAAGDGIDGLTVDRYGDYLLVQFYFDHIFNREAELLSAMETAIARLPRRPLGLLVKDRRKINDGDGYTARRSSEIAWGDGPPAGYGVRHNGVTVIVDLVHGQHTGLFLDMREIRRALEQYYPAVERLLNLFSYTAVFSVHALARGVRSAVNVDLSAPALERARENYRANGLDCDDRDFVRGDSFDWLRRFNRKNRRFDLVILDPPTFSRKKQRSFSVKTDYRAALEAIGSCAPGGLALSTVNAYSVSEEKYRSFHPPGWKLVYYANESADYVYKTKPYLKAGLWRIPS
- the queC gene encoding 7-cyano-7-deazaguanine synthase QueC, with amino-acid sequence MDNENAVILLSGGLDSATAAAVAVRDSSACSAITFRYGQRHKVEVESARKLSAFFGIGRHLIIDIPVDVFQRNALNPSSGIDVPKNRDLSRTDAVPDTYVPARNTLFLAYALAFAESSGIRLIYIGVNALDYSGYPDCRPGYIAAFERMANLGTREGVEGRGFSIRAPLISMSKSDIIRLGRDLGVDYSLTHSCYDPGEDGVSCGECDSCVLRRRGFIEAGVADPTRYRK
- a CDS encoding VOC family protein, whose product is MIVIESIDHIGITVSNLDRSIEFYRELFDFEVVEKMSNSREAFIKVGEIMIGLFEIEGYENQQGTKNHISLFLDEEDFDDAVDELRENDITIVFGPDNLRGGKSVVFLDPDGNQVELCYPRMNV
- a CDS encoding rod shape-determining protein encodes the protein MFSSIYGLFSNDMGIDLGTSNTLVHVKGQGIVLSEPSVVAVQSGTGKVLAVGHEAKRMLGRTPGDIVAIRPMKDGVIADFETVEKMIRYFITRVHKRRTLVRPRVVIGVPSGITEVEKRAVRESAEQAGAREIFLIEEALAAAIGANIPIHEPAGHMIVDIGGGTTEIAVISLGGLVTADSVRVAGDEFDEAIIKYMRTQYNLVIGERMAEEVKFRLGNAFPEKKAESMELKGRDAISGLPRNLEIDNSEIRKALKEPVDQILDAIKRILEKTPPELAADIIERGIVMTGGGSLLKGLDKFISKETGVPVIRAENPLTCVVLGAGKFLEELKNLYRSNLK